The Blastopirellula sediminis sequence CAAAAAAGAAGTTAGAAGAGTAGGTGGGCGCCAGCACGCCCAGTTTCGGCTGAACGACGATGCCAGTCGGCCAGCAGAACAAATCTTTGAAGTAGTCGCCGGTGGAGCTATGGGTTGTGGGGTTATAGTCCCCCAGAATCGCCTGCAGACGCTGCATGCGATGAGGATCGCTGGAGGCGTTTTCGTCTTTGAAGAAACAGACGACCGAGGACTTGTCGGCGGTGAAATAAACGCGCTTCATTCCCCCTTCGCCAATTTGGGTCGGAATGTATTCAATGCGTCGGCCGTCGGAGAGAATCGCGACTTCGTTTCTCACGCGAGACTCCTGTGCAACAGAACGAGCGTCCGGTCATCGAAGGACCCCCGCTTTTCATACTGCAGCCACTTAATGAGCCCAGTTCCGAGATCGTCGTCCGGCGCGGAGTCTTTCAGCAAGCCCTGCATGACTCCGGCGACTGGCTCTCCATCGCCAGAGACGAACCCTTCGACTTCGATCGGAGCTCCGCAAAAGAGTTGGACGAGACGTTGATCCTCGGGAAAGAAGTCGTCGCTCACCCCATCCGACATCACGCCGATGCAGCCGATTTGCCGCTTCAGCGTAAACTTGACGCGACTGGTGAATTCGCGTTCGATGCCAGGCGTGGTCAAAAAGCGGGTTTCGCTCGAATAATCGCCATGATCCGCATCTCCGAGGACCGTACACGCCCAGTCGTCGGCGTCCGCTTGATGGAGGACGCCGATTGCTCCATCTCCAACCTGCAAGGCGGCGACGATCTCGTGTTCGCCCCATTTCGTATGCAGCATCACAAGCAGCGTCGCATACATGTCGCGAACTTCAATTTCGCGCCGGCCGACTTCGCGGAGGACCGCCTCTTGCGCGGTGCGCGCGGCGTCGACCAAAAAGCTGCGGAGTCGAGTCAGGTCGCTGTTCAGGTTCTCCGTATCGCCCGGCGGGGCCGACAATTTGTAGTTCGCCAGCGTCGACTTGAGGCTGACGATCGCCGCGTCGCAGGCGATTTGCGACGCGATCCTGGACAAGCGAGAAGAGCCGGCGCCGTCCGAAACGACGACGATCGTCCACGCGCCGCACTCGGCGAAACCAAACGCGTCATCGCGAAATGTCCCCTTATGTGCGTGCGATTTGCCCCGCACGCTCGCGGCGATGACCTTCCAGTCGTTGGCGCTATCGACTGCCGACGCCTCGTTCGGCACAAAATCGGGATCGTCGCTCGGGGGATCGATGTTGAGCCACTGCGCCTTGACGGGGGTAAGGGGCGGCGGATCTGGCGCCGGCATTTCCTCTCGGTGCAACTCGGGGCCATCATCCTCGAAAGCCGAGTCGGCGGTGGAGGCAGCTTCGCCAGTTGGGGACGCTTGCCCTGTGTCGGTCAAATCGGCAGGATCGACCGGATGCAACGCAGCAATGAACTTATTTTTGTCGTAAAGCTTTTCCCAGCGACCTTCCGCCGTTTCTAGATCGATCTCCTTTCTGCCGAGAGGAGATAAGATTTCATCACGCAGTTGACTTCGAATGGACCGGTCTTCAATGTTTAGCGGCCATCGTTGGTTTGCCGCCGAGAGTTTGACCCCTTCGATCAATTTCCGTATCGCCTCGATTTGCGAAACCGAATTAGCGGTCGGATCAACTTGTTCGCCGGGTTGCGATTGCGGGTCCATATCTCAAAATTCTCCTGGCCGCGGAAGCGACTCGTTCGATTACGGCATGATGTTGATGCCGTCGCCTGCGGGCAGATTGGCTGCGTAGTTGTCTTGGGCTTGCGGATGGGCGCCTAGCGACTTGCTGGTGCTGGCGACCGCTTGCGTCACCCACTGCATGAAGTTGATCAGCGTGCCGGGGTGCGTATCTTTGAGGTGAATCACCGTATCGCTCAACTGCTTGAGCGTTTCGTCCTTGATGTCGGGGCCTGCGCCGCAGACGATCAGCGAAGCGAGATCGGCGTGGCGAAATTGGCCGGCCGGTTCTTGCCAACGGTCGGTCGGCTCGCCGTCGGTGAAGAGGAAGGCCATGGGACGAAAGTCCCCTTTTTGCTCGGTGGTCGTCTTCCGGACTTCCGCGTCGATGCACTCGGTCAAAACTTCGAGCGCTTCGCCTAAGGCGGTGGCGCCGTGCGGTTCGAGCTCTGGCGGACGGAATTCTGTCACTTCCATCAGCGGCACGCGCTGCTCGGCGACGCTGGCGAACGAGATCACGCTGACCCAGACGGTTTCGATCGCCTGGGGATCGCTGTTCAGGGCGCTGACGAATCCTTGCAAGCCTGTCTTGATCGCTTCGATCGGCTCGCCGACCATCGAGCCCGAACAATCGATCAGCAGATAAACAGGAAGCCGCCGCGAGATAGGCAACGCCGAACCGACCATTCGTCCTGTCACTTTCCTGTCCGGGCCAAGGGCCGCACTCGACTCTCAGCGTCCCTTCCCCTGGTTACCATCCCCGACGGTTTGCGGTCGACGGGGATGCCTGCTTCGTTACGGTACGATGACGATTCCTTCTTCGGCGGACGGCATCGGCATGTTGACCGGCGCGTCCCCTTTGGCGGAAACGCTGGCGCTCGTCGTCGATACCGACGCGGTAACCCAGCGGAAAAAGGCTTGCAACGTGCCGGGGGACGTGTCGGTCAGCTTGACGACAATTTCGGTGGCCCGCTTGAGCGCTTGCTCGTCGGCGCCGGAGCCTGCGGCACAGGCGATGATGTTGCCAGGGCGTCGCTTCTTGAGTTCGTCGGCGGCTCCTTCCCAGTTGTCGGTCGCGATACCGTCGGTCATCAGGAAGACGAGCGGCTTGAAGTCTCCCTTTTGCGTGGCGCTCGTCTTGCGGACTTCGCGATCGATGCATTCCATCAGCAACTTGATCGCCGCGCCCATCGAGGTGGCGCCGCTGGCCTGGAGCGTCGGCTCCGAGAATTGATCGATCGGCGTCAACGGAACGACTTGCTTGGCGTCAGTTTCAAAGGTGATGACGCTCAGCCAGACCGTTTCCAACGCCTGGGGATCGCTTTGCAAGTCGGAACGTAAGAGCGACAAGCCCTGGCGTACGGCTTCGATCGGTTCACCGAACATCGACCCAGAGCAGTCGAGCAACAAATAGACGGGCAAGCGTCGCAGTCCGGGGCTTACGTCAGACATGAAAGTATCCTTATGAGATATCGAAAATGGGGGAGCAAGCGAGGGGAGGAGGCGCGTAATGCCTGGCCCTATTCGATGGCAAGCTACCCTTCAGCGCCACTAATATCAAATCCGCCGTAACCCGGGCCTACCTCGCTGGTGATCTTGCACTTCGGGCAAGTGAGGACGGCATGGGGATCGGTCGGACAGCACGATAACGTTCCG is a genomic window containing:
- a CDS encoding PP2C family serine/threonine-protein phosphatase; the encoded protein is MDPQSQPGEQVDPTANSVSQIEAIRKLIEGVKLSAANQRWPLNIEDRSIRSQLRDEILSPLGRKEIDLETAEGRWEKLYDKNKFIAALHPVDPADLTDTGQASPTGEAASTADSAFEDDGPELHREEMPAPDPPPLTPVKAQWLNIDPPSDDPDFVPNEASAVDSANDWKVIAASVRGKSHAHKGTFRDDAFGFAECGAWTIVVVSDGAGSSRLSRIASQIACDAAIVSLKSTLANYKLSAPPGDTENLNSDLTRLRSFLVDAARTAQEAVLREVGRREIEVRDMYATLLVMLHTKWGEHEIVAALQVGDGAIGVLHQADADDWACTVLGDADHGDYSSETRFLTTPGIEREFTSRVKFTLKRQIGCIGVMSDGVSDDFFPEDQRLVQLFCGAPIEVEGFVSGDGEPVAGVMQGLLKDSAPDDDLGTGLIKWLQYEKRGSFDDRTLVLLHRSLA
- a CDS encoding vWA domain-containing protein, which translates into the protein MTGRMVGSALPISRRLPVYLLIDCSGSMVGEPIEAIKTGLQGFVSALNSDPQAIETVWVSVISFASVAEQRVPLMEVTEFRPPELEPHGATALGEALEVLTECIDAEVRKTTTEQKGDFRPMAFLFTDGEPTDRWQEPAGQFRHADLASLIVCGAGPDIKDETLKQLSDTVIHLKDTHPGTLINFMQWVTQAVASTSKSLGAHPQAQDNYAANLPAGDGINIMP
- a CDS encoding VWA domain-containing protein, whose amino-acid sequence is MSDVSPGLRRLPVYLLLDCSGSMFGEPIEAVRQGLSLLRSDLQSDPQALETVWLSVITFETDAKQVVPLTPIDQFSEPTLQASGATSMGAAIKLLMECIDREVRKTSATQKGDFKPLVFLMTDGIATDNWEGAADELKKRRPGNIIACAAGSGADEQALKRATEIVVKLTDTSPGTLQAFFRWVTASVSTTSASVSAKGDAPVNMPMPSAEEGIVIVP